The following proteins are co-located in the Malus sylvestris chromosome 13, drMalSylv7.2, whole genome shotgun sequence genome:
- the LOC126595418 gene encoding uncharacterized protein LOC126595418: QGKTDEFELKSSLLHHIPKYHGLSMEDPNKHLKEFEVVCSSMTPINVDGSILKMKAFPFSLMDKAKDWLYELAPGTVTSWESMKRAYLEKFFPTSRIILLRKKISGIQQEEGESFPTYYERFKSLVASCPQHQMKEEFLLQYFYEGLLPLERQMLDASAGGALVDKTPMAAKVLIANRALFPSRFMQTKKEEAKKDILETFRKVQVNIPLLDAIKQVPRYAKFLKELCTTRKRMSTKEVVKVGENVSAILQRKLPPKCKDPGSFTIPCVIGNTRFESAMLDLGASINVMPYSIYASMNLGALKNDGVIIQLADRSNAYPKGVLEDVLVQVNHLVFPTDFYVLEMDESDHAPSLPILLGRPFMKTARTKIDVYSGTLSMEFDGEVVNFNLSDSIKYPSEDHSCFSIDIIDS; this comes from the exons caaggtaagacagacgagtttgaattaaagtcaagtttgcttcatcatattcctaaataccatggcttgtccatggaagatcctaacaaacatttgaaagaatttgaagtagtttgctctagtatgactcccatcaatgttgacggaagtatcttgaagatgaaggcttttccattctctttgatggataaagccaaggattggttatacgagttagctcccggcactgtcacttcttgggagagtatgaagagagcatacttggagaagttttttccaacttctcgcatcatcctcctacgcaaaaagataagcggaattcagcaagaagaaggtgagtcttttcctacatattatgaacgatttaaatcacttgttgcttcttgtccacagcatcagatgaaggaggagtttcttttgcaatacttctacgagggtctcctacctctagaacgtcaaatgcttgatgcttcggcggggggagcattggtggacaaaacacccatggctgccaaggtcttgattgctaatagagcgttg tttcctagtaggttcatgcaaacgaagaaagaagaggcaaaaaaggatatccttgaaacctttaggaaagttcaagttaacatacctttattagatgcaatcaaacaagttccgaggtatgctaagttcttgaaggagttgtgtaccactaggaagaggatgtcgaccaaggaagtggtaaaggtaggtgagaatgtgtccgccatcttgcaacgtaaactacctcccaaatgcaaagatccaggtagctttaccattccttgtgtcattgggaatactagatttgaatcggccatgcttgatttaggtgcttctataaatgttatgccatattccatttatgcatctatgaacttaggagcgttgaaaaatgatggggtaataatacaattggccgatagatctaacgcctatccaaagggagttttggaagatgttcttgtgcaggttaatcatttagttttcccgacggatttctatgtccttgaaatggatgaatcggaccatgctccttcgctgcccattctacttggaaggccattcatgaagacggcccggacaaagattgacgtgtatagtggaactttgtccatggaattcgatggggaagttgttaattttaatctttctgattccattaaataccctagtgaggaccattcatgtttctctattgatataattgactct